Proteins encoded in a region of the Bactrocera tryoni isolate S06 chromosome 4, CSIRO_BtryS06_freeze2, whole genome shotgun sequence genome:
- the LOC120774373 gene encoding plastin-3 isoform X1 has protein sequence MADILDVEHHQVLEEYQQTLEELLPNIDANKDGFIDLSELKDALDQVGFKLPGYQVREMIDEFQNKQRTSHQGKLNIEEFENLCLDLKSKDVASTFKTVVSKKENLETLGGMSSISSEGTTHSVRLEEQLAFSDWINSNLGYDQDLKHLLPIDAEGKHLYQAIKDGILLCKIINHSCPDTIDERAINKKNLTVYREFENLTLALVSSQAIGCNIVNIDAHDLAKGKPHLVLGLLWQIIRIGLFSHITLDSCPGLAGLLFDNERLEDLMKLSPEAILLRWVNHHLERAGISRRCTNFQSDIVDSEIYSHLLKQIAGNDVDVNLEALRESDLTSRAEIMLQQAAKLNCRSFLTPQDVVNGVYKLNLAFVANLFNNHPGLDRPEQIDGLESIEETREEKTYRNWMNSMGVAPHVNWLYSDLADGLVIFQLFDIIKPGIVHWQRVHKRFTPLRKFMEKLENCNYAVDLGKQLKFSLVGIAGQDLNDGNATLTLALIWQLMRAYTLSILSRLANTGSPIIEKEIVQWVNSKLSAAGKTSSLKNFNDSAIADGKIVIDLIDSIKEGSINYDLVRTGGTEEDNLANAKYAISMARKIGARVYALPEDITEVKPKMVMTVFACMMALDYIPNMDSVPNQNQEPIAIVNDVTINNTNSHNNTNSNNINNTNSN, from the exons aTGGCGGATATTTTGGACGTGGAACATCATCAAGTGCTGGAGGAATATCAGCAGACATTGGAGGAATTGTTGCCCAAT ATCGATGCCAACAAAGATGGCTTCATCGATTTGAGCGAGTTGAAGGACGCCTTGGACCAGGTCGGTTTCAAATTGCCTGGCTACCAGGTGCGCGAGATGATCGATGAATTTCAGAATAAGCAACGCACATCACATCAGGGCAAACTGAATATCGAGGAATTCGAAAATCTCTGTCTCGATCTCAAATCCAAAGATGTGGCAAGCACCTTCAAGACCGTCGTGTCGAAAAAAGAGAACCTCGAAACGTTGGGTGGCATGTCGAGCATATCGTCCGAAGGCACCACACACTCAGTGCGTCTTGAGGAGCAACTTGCCTTCTCCGATTGGATCAATTCGAATTTAGGTTATGATCAAGATCTGAAGCATTTGCTACCCATCGATGCCGAGGGCAAACATCTGTACCAAGCAATTAAGGATGGTATCCTACTGTGCAAGATTATCAATCATTCCTGCCCGGATACAATTGATGAGCGTGCCATCAACAAGAAGAATTTAACAGTTTATCGCGAATTTGAAAACTTGACGCTGGCGCTAGTTTCATCGCAAGCGATTGGTTGCAACATTGTCAATATCGACGCACACGATTTGGCCAAAGGCAAGCCACATTTGGTTTTGGGCTTGTTGTGGCAAATTATTCGTATTGGTCTCTTCAGTCACATCACGCTCGACAGCTGTCCCGGCTTGGCTGGTCTGCTCTTTGACAACGAACGCTTGGAAGATTTGATGAAGCTATCACCGGAAGCCATACTATTGCGTTGGGTCAACCATCATTTGGAGCGCGCTGGCATTTCACGCCGCTGCACCAATTTCCAATCCGACATTGTAGACTCAGAAATCTATTCACATTTGCTGAAACAGATTGCCGGTAACGATGTCGATGTCAATTTGGAGGCGTTGCGCGAGTCGGATCTGACATCACGCGCGGAGATTATGTTGCAGCAGGCGGCCAAATTAAACTGTCGCAGCTTCTTGACACCGCAGGACGTTGTCAATGGGGTCTACAAGTTGAATTTGGCCTTCGTTGCGAACCTGTTCAACAATCATCCAGGACTCGATAGGCCGGAACAAATCGATGGTTTAGAGTCAATCGAGGAGACACGCGAAGAGAAAA CTTACAGAAACTGGATGAATTCAATGGGCGTTGCACCACATGTCAACTGGTTGTATTCCGATCTTGCTGACGGCTTGGTCATCTTTCAGCTGTTCGATATCATCAAGCCAGGCATTGTGCATTGGCAGCGTGTGCACAAACGCTTCACGCCCCTACGCAAATTCatggaaaaattggaaaattgcaATTATGCTGTGGATTTGGGCAAACAGCTGAAATTTTCGCTTGTCGGTATTGCTGGCCAAGATTTGAACGACGGAAATGCTACACTAACTTTGG CGCTGATTTGGCAACTGATGCGCGCCTACACTTTGTCCATTCTATCGCGTTTGGCCAACACCGGCAGTCCCATAATCGAGAAGGAGATCGTGCAGTGGGTCAATAGCAAACTGTCTGCCGCCGGCAAAACATCTAGCTTGAAGAACTTCAACGATTCAGCCATTGCCGATGGTAAAATTGTAATCGATTTGATTGATTCCATTAAGGAGGGTAGCATAAACTACGACTTGGTGCGAACTGGCGGTACCGAAGAG gACAACTTGGCCAATGCTAAATATGCTATTTCTATGGCGCGTAAAATTGGTGCACGCGTATACGCTCTGCCCGAAGATATAACGGAAGTTAAACCCAAAATGGTGATGACTGTCTTCGCCTGCATGATGGCGTTGGACTACATACCCAATATGGATAGTGTGCCAAATCAGAATCAAGAACCAATCGCCATTGTGAATGATGTTACCATCAACAACACAAACAgccacaacaacaccaacagtaACAACATTAATAATACAAACAGTAACTAA
- the LOC120774373 gene encoding plastin-3 isoform X2: protein MSVLNKFTKTLSADEKAEILEKFTEIDANKDGFIDLSELKDALDQVGFKLPGYQVREMIDEFQNKQRTSHQGKLNIEEFENLCLDLKSKDVASTFKTVVSKKENLETLGGMSSISSEGTTHSVRLEEQLAFSDWINSNLGYDQDLKHLLPIDAEGKHLYQAIKDGILLCKIINHSCPDTIDERAINKKNLTVYREFENLTLALVSSQAIGCNIVNIDAHDLAKGKPHLVLGLLWQIIRIGLFSHITLDSCPGLAGLLFDNERLEDLMKLSPEAILLRWVNHHLERAGISRRCTNFQSDIVDSEIYSHLLKQIAGNDVDVNLEALRESDLTSRAEIMLQQAAKLNCRSFLTPQDVVNGVYKLNLAFVANLFNNHPGLDRPEQIDGLESIEETREEKTYRNWMNSMGVAPHVNWLYSDLADGLVIFQLFDIIKPGIVHWQRVHKRFTPLRKFMEKLENCNYAVDLGKQLKFSLVGIAGQDLNDGNATLTLALIWQLMRAYTLSILSRLANTGSPIIEKEIVQWVNSKLSAAGKTSSLKNFNDSAIADGKIVIDLIDSIKEGSINYDLVRTGGTEEDNLANAKYAISMARKIGARVYALPEDITEVKPKMVMTVFACMMALDYIPNMDSVPNQNQEPIAIVNDVTINNTNSHNNTNSNNINNTNSN from the exons ATCGATGCCAACAAAGATGGCTTCATCGATTTGAGCGAGTTGAAGGACGCCTTGGACCAGGTCGGTTTCAAATTGCCTGGCTACCAGGTGCGCGAGATGATCGATGAATTTCAGAATAAGCAACGCACATCACATCAGGGCAAACTGAATATCGAGGAATTCGAAAATCTCTGTCTCGATCTCAAATCCAAAGATGTGGCAAGCACCTTCAAGACCGTCGTGTCGAAAAAAGAGAACCTCGAAACGTTGGGTGGCATGTCGAGCATATCGTCCGAAGGCACCACACACTCAGTGCGTCTTGAGGAGCAACTTGCCTTCTCCGATTGGATCAATTCGAATTTAGGTTATGATCAAGATCTGAAGCATTTGCTACCCATCGATGCCGAGGGCAAACATCTGTACCAAGCAATTAAGGATGGTATCCTACTGTGCAAGATTATCAATCATTCCTGCCCGGATACAATTGATGAGCGTGCCATCAACAAGAAGAATTTAACAGTTTATCGCGAATTTGAAAACTTGACGCTGGCGCTAGTTTCATCGCAAGCGATTGGTTGCAACATTGTCAATATCGACGCACACGATTTGGCCAAAGGCAAGCCACATTTGGTTTTGGGCTTGTTGTGGCAAATTATTCGTATTGGTCTCTTCAGTCACATCACGCTCGACAGCTGTCCCGGCTTGGCTGGTCTGCTCTTTGACAACGAACGCTTGGAAGATTTGATGAAGCTATCACCGGAAGCCATACTATTGCGTTGGGTCAACCATCATTTGGAGCGCGCTGGCATTTCACGCCGCTGCACCAATTTCCAATCCGACATTGTAGACTCAGAAATCTATTCACATTTGCTGAAACAGATTGCCGGTAACGATGTCGATGTCAATTTGGAGGCGTTGCGCGAGTCGGATCTGACATCACGCGCGGAGATTATGTTGCAGCAGGCGGCCAAATTAAACTGTCGCAGCTTCTTGACACCGCAGGACGTTGTCAATGGGGTCTACAAGTTGAATTTGGCCTTCGTTGCGAACCTGTTCAACAATCATCCAGGACTCGATAGGCCGGAACAAATCGATGGTTTAGAGTCAATCGAGGAGACACGCGAAGAGAAAA CTTACAGAAACTGGATGAATTCAATGGGCGTTGCACCACATGTCAACTGGTTGTATTCCGATCTTGCTGACGGCTTGGTCATCTTTCAGCTGTTCGATATCATCAAGCCAGGCATTGTGCATTGGCAGCGTGTGCACAAACGCTTCACGCCCCTACGCAAATTCatggaaaaattggaaaattgcaATTATGCTGTGGATTTGGGCAAACAGCTGAAATTTTCGCTTGTCGGTATTGCTGGCCAAGATTTGAACGACGGAAATGCTACACTAACTTTGG CGCTGATTTGGCAACTGATGCGCGCCTACACTTTGTCCATTCTATCGCGTTTGGCCAACACCGGCAGTCCCATAATCGAGAAGGAGATCGTGCAGTGGGTCAATAGCAAACTGTCTGCCGCCGGCAAAACATCTAGCTTGAAGAACTTCAACGATTCAGCCATTGCCGATGGTAAAATTGTAATCGATTTGATTGATTCCATTAAGGAGGGTAGCATAAACTACGACTTGGTGCGAACTGGCGGTACCGAAGAG gACAACTTGGCCAATGCTAAATATGCTATTTCTATGGCGCGTAAAATTGGTGCACGCGTATACGCTCTGCCCGAAGATATAACGGAAGTTAAACCCAAAATGGTGATGACTGTCTTCGCCTGCATGATGGCGTTGGACTACATACCCAATATGGATAGTGTGCCAAATCAGAATCAAGAACCAATCGCCATTGTGAATGATGTTACCATCAACAACACAAACAgccacaacaacaccaacagtaACAACATTAATAATACAAACAGTAACTAA
- the LOC120773883 gene encoding uncharacterized protein LOC120773883, translating to MVIQQVKAVLLSIIKLLRRMMCCFSFGRRRKPSFSEPMEIKIVVDGGQATLPVGAQSPSSTRLSQTQHVERDWNTWDDSPRTVTEHIEQYRQRLAKPPTPPPAEQEPDFFTELAPVIKPQPKYYLGDDNTDKANFSRLEAKTDVPITMNADLEDWVDDSVDGGWDELDTEQTKQLIRENRRQMRQQRQQKNSKTAGIETSQMGRGAQHSRT from the exons ATGGTGATACAACAAGTAAAAGCAGTGCTATTAAGCATTATAAAGTTATTAAGACGAATGATGTGCTGTTTCTCATTTGGGCGGCGACGTAAACCCAGTTTTTCGGAGccaatggaaataaaaattgttgttgatgGGGGACAAGCGACATTACCGGTGGGAGCGCAGTCGCCGAGTTCTACACGGCTATCGCAAACACAAcac GTGGAAAGAGACTGGAATACTTGGGATGACAGTCCGCGTACGGTCACAGAGCATATTGAACAGTATCGACAGAGGCTAGCTAAACCGCCAACGCCACCGCCAGCAGAGCAAGAACCCGATTTCTTCACA GAATTAGCACCCGTCATAAAACCTCAACCAAAGTACTACCTCGGTGACGATAACACtgataaagcaaatttttcaaGATTAGAAGCTAAAACCGACGTGCCAATAACAATGAAT GCTGATCTTGAAGACTGGGTGGACGATTCAGTTGATGGCGGTTGGGATGAACTAGACACGGAGCAAACTAAGCAACTAATACGTGAAAATCGCCGACAAATGCGTCAACAACGTCaacagaaaaattcaaaaactgcCGGAATTGAAACATCACAAATGGGACGTGGCGCCCAACATAGTCGTACATAG
- the LOC120773882 gene encoding uncharacterized protein LOC120773882, giving the protein MKQTRKVAPDGGWGWVACFGVSLVNLATRSIEPSFGLLFGDLLRDLDVGTTGAAIIMSTLDVCMNFSGLFVGPLLKEFSYRKVAIAGSLLCGIGLAATSPAASMAHILSTYSVINGIGVGLSTSAAFVALNHYFKYKRGQAVGLSMAGTALGMLIMPQLVRMLLEAFGFRGAVLMLAGIALNSTVGAVLLQPAKWHMIDEVIDEELMTVPVSPPTPDVKVIREDAAEEDSLPELNTLLFPKQQYMRKNYSEMAMNTMNGTRVGMPKRPTFPRIMSLAGVQSAVNNSQSHGDVNATLRNRKHSVTSNLSYMDFTGSILQVHMNVGDEEFERNDRELKRVNTAASGMANAHRDSFIKMRPTETEKNEELAAKEAEKKPGFWRRFADLMDVDLLRDKKFLNILFGLSIFYVGEMNFKMVTPFFFANLGYNKTDVAFCLSITAITDIAARIILPPIFDRTTIKKRTVFLVSIIFVGITRSIMAEQTEWTSLMVWLSICGFFRGSALANFTLTVSEYCSLEKLPSAFGWHLVGKAVFVICLGPLIGLIRDVTTSYPICIHAQTVCIFLCVIAWTIEYLITYLKEKKSKGGINATIGPETNIKH; this is encoded by the exons TTGGCCACCCGCTCGATCGAGCCCTCTTTCGGTCTGCTCTTCGGCGATTTACTACGCGATCTCGATGTCGGCACCACCGGCGCTGCCATTATAATGAGCACACTCGATGTGTGCATGAATTTCTCAGGTCTCTTCGTCGGTCCACTCTTGAAGGAGTTCTCCTACCGCAAAGTGGCTATCGCTGGCTCACTGCTGTGTGGCATTGGTTTGGCAGCCACCTCACCCGCAGCCAGCATGGCGCACATACTCAGTACGTACAGTGTGATTAACGGTATTGGTGTCGGTCTATCCACGTCAGCCGCTTTTGTCGCGCTCAATCACTACTTCAAGTATAAACGTGGTCAAGCTGTGGGTCTCTCAATGGCCGGCACTGCGTTAGGCATGCTGATCATGCCACAGTTGGTACGCATGTTGCTCGAAGCTTTTGGCTTTCGTGGCGCTGTGCTGATGTTGGCCGGCATCGCATTGAATTCGACAGTTGGTGCAGTGCTCTTACAACCCGCCAAATGGCATATGATCGATGAGGTGATTGATGAGGAACTGATGACGGTGCCAGTGTCACCGCCTACGCCGGATGTGAAGGTCATACGTGAGGATGCCGCGGAAGAAGATTCGCTACCCGAATTGAATACTCTACTCTTTCCCAAACAGCAATATATGCGTAAGAATTACTCAGAAATGGCGATGAATACGATGAATGGTACTCGTGTGGGTATGCCTAAGCGTCCCACCTTCCCGCGCATCATGTCACTAGCTGGTGTACAATCGGCGGTTAATAACAGCCAGTCACATGGCGATGTGAATGCGACATTGCGTAATCGCAAACATTCAGTCACGTCAAATCTTTCCTATATGGACTTCACCGGTTCCATATTGCAAGTGCATATGAATGTGGGCGATGAAGAGTTCGAACGTAATGATCGTGAGCTAAAACGTGTCAACACAGCGGCGAGTGGCATGGCGAATGCGCATCGTGATTCTTTCATAAAAATGCGGCCAACAGAGACTGAAAAGAATGAAGAATTAGCAGCGAAGGAGGCGGAGAAGAAACCAGGTTTCTGGCGTCGTTTCGCAGATCTCATGGATGTGGACTTATTACGtgataagaaatttttaaatatacttttcGGTCTGTCGATCTTCTATGTGGGCGAGATGAATTTCAAAATGGTCACGCCGTTCTTTTTCGCCAATCTAGGCTACAATAAGACAGATGTAGCTTTCTGTTTGTCGATAACAGCGATCACAGATATTGCAGCCCGTATAATACTCCCGCCTATCTTCGATCGTACAACCATCAAGAAGCGCACGGTGTTTCTAGTATCCATCATCTTTGTAGGCATAACGCGTTCGA TAATGGCTGAGCAAACCGAATGGACCTCTCTAATGGTTTGGCTATCGATTTGCGGTTTCTTCCGTGGCTCTGCATTGGCGAACTTCACACTCACCGTTTCTGAATATTGTTCGCTGGAGAAATTACCCTCTGCCTTCGGTTGGCATTTGGTTGGCAAAGCCGTATTTGTCATCTGTCTGGGGCCGCTGATCG GTCTGATTCGTGACGTCACCACCAGTTATCCCATCTGCATACACGCACAAACAGTTTGCATATTTCTTTGTGTAATCGCCTGGACGATCGAGTATTTGATCAcatatttgaaagagaaaaaatCAAAGGGGGGCATCAATGCCACAATCGGACCCGAGACCAACATCAAACACTAA
- the LOC120773827 gene encoding uncharacterized protein LOC120773827 has translation MVQTLQLHLPLLMILRFSTLALPLCAGQALQPHTQQNIWESFAPGELLRLLEHSTYTIPFKYNAIAQRRSDENAATPENTIYSTPREIHKRSNTSPATSTDNTYTAEDQLNAPSSAEFNYDQAYEDFVREYFGDKLAEDSDSNEKNEEEALDGEESEEVEQLETEHNSSAETELLTGETKKRTQRRTKEKCRHVKKHKQNCMVCENARTGEKSETCSFSRASEPQRYAFQKETSYKKQRDAEEPSSQSEEQTSAEEAEVAEADTINEKIDNRDFVGKRDSKKPPKDSSTCIQLVKRGKICYQCVDGDGTSTKCYVPAKMSNGSNNRQRPAKGNEHKVQKAQQRIYKRTISYSFEKGTNGTMENVTPIEASEVENTTATISTPHLKEKIFIKVIKQNETIAE, from the coding sequence ATGGTTCAAACATTACAGTTGCACTTACCTTTGTTGATGATTCTACGGTTTTCCACGTTAGCGCTACCTTTATGTGCCGGTCAAGCATTGCAGCCACAtacacaacaaaatatatgggAATCATTTGCACCTGGCGAACTTTTACGTCTTTTAGAACACTCCACTTACACAATACCGTTTAAATATAACGCAATAGCACAACGCCGGTCAGACGAAAATGCTGCAACACCGGAGAATACTATTTATTCAACACCGAGGGAAATACACAAGCGTTCCAATACATCGCCAGCAACATCAACCGATAATACATACACTGCGGAAGATCAATTAAATGCACCATCAAGCGCCGAGTTCAATTATGACCAGGCTTATGAAGATTTTGTACGCGAATATTTTGGCGACAAACTAGCAGAAGACAGTGATTCAAATGAAAAGAATGAAGAAGAAGCACTTGATGGGGAGGAAAGTGAAGAAGTGGAACAATTGGAAACGGAACACAATTCTTCAGCGGAAACGGAACTTTTGACAGGGGAAACGAAAAAACGCACACAACGTAGGACTAAAGAAAAATGCCGGCACGTCAAAAAGCACAAGCAAAATTGTATGGTTTGCGAAAATGCGCGCACTGGCGAAAAATCTGAAACATGCTCTTTTTCGCGTGCAAGTGAACCGCAGCGATATGCTTTCCAAAAAGAAACAAGCTACAAAAAACAACGCGATGCTGAAGAGCCGTCCTCGCAAAGCGAAGAACAAACATCTGCCGAAGAAGCAGAAGTAGCGGAAGCAGATACaattaacgaaaaaattgaCAATAGAGATTTTGTGGGCAAACGAGACAGCAAAAAGCCGCCAAAAGATAGTAGCACTTGCATACAATTGGTGAAACGGGGGAAGATCTGCTATCAGTGCGTGGATGGTGACGGCACATCCACCAAATGTTATGTGCCCGCGAAAATGAGCAACGGCAGCAATAATAGGCAGCGTCCAGCCAAGGGTAACGAACACAAAGTGCAGAAAGCACAGCAACGTATTTACAAACGAACAATTTCATATTCCTTTGAGAAGGGTACCAATGGCACCATGGAAAATGTAACGCCAATTGAGGCATCGGAGGTGGAAAACACAACTGCCACAATTAGTACACCACATTTGAAAGAGAAGATATTCATCAAGGTGATAAAGCAAAATGAAACCATAGCGGAGTAA